One window of Streptomyces sp. FIT100 genomic DNA carries:
- a CDS encoding putative leader peptide has product MSRAGIALVSRRHVDLGRMSSAICPAS; this is encoded by the coding sequence ATGTCTCGAGCTGGAATTGCCTTGGTGAGTCGGCGGCACGTCGACCTCGGCCGCATGTCCAGCGCCATCTGTCCGGCGAGCTGA